The genomic DNA ccaaaaaaaaaaaataaaagcccACGGTTGCCTTCTCACCTTGCAAATGACCGTTACTTGTTCCGCTGGTACtagactactactactactgttTGCAGGCCCTGTAAAATTTATCCAAAATGTCCTCGTGTGCCCAGGTCACAGAAACTCTGGAGATCAGCATTTCAGAAATGCAGGTATGTTCTCGCAGAGCATTGATCGGACGAGACACAGTGGAAGCCAAAAACAAAAGTGTACAAGGGACCTAATCCCCTTTATTAAGGTGGGTAATAAACTCATGATATGATTGGTATCCAGCCCTATAAAGTCCTGCGCCCAGCTTAGCTCTCTGCCCGCACGCCAACGCAGACCGACACCACAGTGCGAGCGCACCCCCAATCCTCCTGTCACGCTAgtgctccttcctcctcctttcttccttccctgCTCGGAGCTCTCGACCTCTGCGGCGGCATTTCTCCTCTTGCTAACCAAGCCAAGCAAACAATggggtgcaaggcgtgccagaagcccaaggtgcagtACCGCAAGGGCCTGtggtcgccggaggaggacgagaagCTCCGCGACTTCATCCTCCGCTACGGCCACGGCTGCTGGAGCGCGCTCCCCGCCAAGGCCGGTAAGAACCAGCGTGCATTCGCAGCTTTCTCTAGGGAATTCGAGCAAATTGCATTGCGCCGTGCTCGGACCTTGCAGCGGTTAGGCTCTTGTCTTGCCGGTGCTTGCTCTGCTTCCAAATGCACCTTGCCTTTTGGGAAACGAAAAGCGAAGGAATTTTAGCAAAAGTTCTGCTCAGTTTTCAGAGCATAGGAATTCTTCGATTTCTCGTGCTTGCGCGATTGGATTCTAACGAGTCCTCTGTCAAATGCACCTTGGGCTGTCAGCTGAATTCTCTGTGAACTTCTCGGATGCAGGGCTGCAGCGCAACGGCAAGAGCTGCAGGCTGAGGTGGATCAACTACCTGAGGCCGGGGCTGAAGCACGGCATGTTctcccgggaggaggaggagaccgtcATGAGCCTCCACGCCAAGCTTGGCAACAAGTAAGCGGCGCGCAGACTTCCCAGTTTTCACCTCTCCGTTAGCCTTTACAGCAAGGAGCCGATTGCTGACAAGTAACGTTAACAACTGGCTAGCTTGGCGTTTATCTTTGCCTGCTATTGTCTACTTGATAGTTGATAGTGTGGTTATGCTGGAAAATTCAGTTAATTTGGAGTAGAAAGGGGTTAATCAGTGCGAAGAAAAAGGGAAATGTTGATGTTTGCCGTGGACACCGCTTTAGGTGGTGGAGTTGATGCTGACATCTGCGCTCCATATTGAGGCACTCGATTGCATCTTTTTCGAGTGCTCGATTTGATGATTGTGAGCAGGCATCTCTTTCATTTGTTTACTGAAAAGTGTGTGCTTAGTCACGGCGAGCCTCTTTCTAGACCTGGGAAAAGAGAAATAAAGAAAGTATAAATGGCAAGAAAAAACCTGTGTCCGCTGCTTTCTCTCTGGAGAGGTGAAGCAGTTGCTTCCTGGTGCAAGCAAAGCTTACTTTAATTTGCCCCGGTAGTTTATTTAGTTCAGGTTTTATACATTTATACAAAACCTCTTGATACAACGACTTATAAATACAAATGTCAACTATCCAGCCCAACTGGATTGAAGTTCGCCTGAGGTTTATGCTATAAATTCTTGTACTTTGACGATCTGAACGAAGACTTGTAAGTAGTACTCAACAATAATTGGTTCTATATTGAACTAATTCAGAAATATATAATCTTAGGATATCCTATCAAAGGAAAAGAATCAAATGTGTCATGGTTCTTATGGATACGTCATGCTCAACTATTTTGTCTGCCAACGTAGTCTAGAAAGCTAGGGGAGGAACGTCGAGATGCCAAAAACGTGGCGCGATATCAAAGATTGAGATTCACGTCACGTAGCCCGCCGACAGAACAAGTTTCATCGAACTGTAAATGTCAAAAGTGAAACTCTTTTATTGGGGTGTACGACACAAGCACGGGTCCGGCACGAGGTGAATAGTGCCAGGGCTAGCCCGGCATGATGATAGGGCCGTCCCTGGGCCGCATCCTCGGCACGTTGGGCCAGCACGAGCCCGGCACGATTTTTAAGTCAGCCCGGTGCCAGCTCGATACCCTAGCAACCCTCTCCCCACCGTTGGATGAGCAACCCACGAGtccatatatacacacacacacacatagagagagagaagaacCCTAATTATTTACCCTCCCCACCTCCCCTCTCCCCCGTAAccagcagccgccgcccgccggtccgcCGCCCTCCATCCCGTGATGGCACCACGGCCGCGGCTCGACCCTCCCTCNNNNNNNNNNNNNNNNNNNNNNNNNNNNNNNNNNNNNNNNNNNNNNNNNNNNNNNNNNNNNNNNNNNNNNNNNNNNNNNNNNNNNNNNNNNNNNNNNNNNNNNNNNNNNNNNNNNNNNNNNNNNNNNNNNNNNNNNNNNNNNNNNNNNNNNNNNNNNNNNNNNNNNNNNNNNNNNNNNNNNNNNNNNNNNNNNNNNNNNNNNNNNNNNNNNNNNNNNNNNNNNNNNNNNNNNNNNNNNNNNNNNNNNNNNNNNNNNNNNNNNNNNNNNNNNNNNNNNNNNNNNNNNNNNNNNNNNNNNNNNNNNNNNggctaattacaaaactaattacacaacccctaggctaaatcgcgagacgaatctattaagcctaattagtccatgatttgacaatgtggtgctacagtaaccattcactaatgatggattaattaggcttaatagattcgtcttgcgatttagcctaggggttctgcaattagttttgtaattagcttatgtttaatcctcctaattagtatccaaacattcgatgtgacagagctaaagtttagctccctcctcccaaacaccccctatgacTGCCTCTCTGACACGGTGAGAAATGTTTGTGCTGCAGGTGGTCTCAGATCGCGCGGCACCTGCCGGGCCGGACCGACAACGAGGTGAAGAACTACTGGAACTCGTACCTCAAGAAGCGCGTCGAGGGCGGCGCGCAGGCCAAGTGCGCGGCGGACCCGGCGACACCCGCCGGTTCCGACGTCCGCGCCGGGAGCCCCAACCCCAGCGACAACGGTCGGGAACGCGCCAACCACCCCGCGAGCTCTGACTCGTCGGAGCCGGTCGAGTCGTCCTCGGCCGACGACTCGAGCTGCCTCACCGTCACCGAGCCCGCCAGGGCGGGCGCGGTGCGGCCGCACGCTCCCGTGCTCCCCAAGGTCATGTTCGCGGACTGGCTCGACATGGACTACGGCACCAGCCTGGCGGCGCTGGGTCCGGACGCCGGCGTCTTCGACGTGAGCGGGCGCAGCCCGGGGCAGGGCCTGAGCCACCAGGGGTCCGTGCAGGTGGACGGCCCGTGCGGCGCGGTGGATTCCCTGCAcgggctcggcgacggcggcatctGCGGCTGGGGGTTCGACGCGGCGGTGGATCAGATGGACGTGCAGGGAGGAGGGTTCTGCGATCTGCTCTCCATGACCGAGTTCCTTGGGATCAACTAGGTGTCAGAGTGTTCTTTTCCAACGGTTCGTCGCGAAGCATTCTGTTAATCTGTTTCTTCCGTAGGCGAAAGTGTAAATTGTGTGGTATACCAATGTGCAGTTAAATATAGCATGCAGAGTTTGAGTACAAATGTGTGGGTTAGTGTGGATTATTGTCCCCTCTCCACGGTCGGAATTGCATGGGTTCGAGTTTATTTTTCCATCTATTCATTTAAACGAGCAGACAATATACTTTGTGCTAGTACAGCTATGGCACAAAGTAAGGGATCCTctgccgattcaaattttcacTTGCCAATGCAATAGTGTAGGTAAAAGgcaactaagggcctgtttgggaagggggtgttaaagtttaacaccccctttttaacagattttaacacttttggttgccaaacacaagtgttaaagatgaagtgttaaaatttaacacccctcttttcataaacacatggagggggtgttaaaatgtgctaaaggtgttaaaagtggtccccctccccacttattccctggttgcccccctctctctcctcttctctctcctccactgccctcatcttccttccccgatccgcacgtcgcgcaccgccgccagtccgcccgtcgcgccgccgctggtccgcccatcgcgcgccaccgccggtccgcgccgctcctgcgccgggatgccgcgctgggcagcacgcggcgggctcgcgcgggcagcctcgcgcgggcggcgggcggcggccagcgcgggcggcctcgcgcgggcggcgggcggcgcaggtggtggcggtgggggcttgggcgggcgcggtggtggcgttgggggctcgggcgggcgcggccgctagcgccgcggtaggggacgccggcggcggggcggggccggaggcggcaggcgcaggggaggggccgacggggcggccggcagcgccgacgccgacgctggcgccgggcacggcgtggaccgagcaggggtggggccggaggcgccaggcgcaggaaaggaggaagaaggaaggaggaggaaggagaagaaggaagaaggggtatttggctgccattgagaggagtgatgaggggtaaagttgtcaattacaacctaagatgttaaattttaacagatcatccaaacacctcaagatactaaagtttaacacctttatttgagggtgttaaagtttaacaccctgttaaattttaacacgcccttcccaaacagggcctaagtaaATGAAACACCCCATCCTCCAAAACCGTATCGCCCAACTTTTGTTAGGGACAGGCACACGTACACATAGCACACTGATTACACtataaaagggttaacccgaagatGATATGGCTGgtggacaaaggcttataagttggctccacctttactcaactagc from Setaria italica strain Yugu1 chromosome VII, Setaria_italica_v2.0, whole genome shotgun sequence includes the following:
- the LOC101761555 gene encoding transcription factor LAF1, with translation MGCKACQKPKVQYRKGLWSPEEDEKLRDFILRYGHGCWSALPAKAGLQRNGKSCRLRWINYLRPGLKHGMFSREEEETVMSLHAKLGNKWSQIARHLPGRTDNEVKNYWNSYLKKRVEGGAQAKCAADPATPAGSDVRAGSPNPSDNGRERANHPASSDSSEPVESSSADDSSCLTVTEPARAGAVRPHAPVLPKVMFADWLDMDYGTSLAALGPDAGVFDVSGRSPGQGLSHQGSVQVDGPCGAVDSLHGLGDGGICGWGFDAAVDQMDVQGGGFCDLLSMTEFLGIN